A segment of the Bactrocera neohumeralis isolate Rockhampton chromosome 3, APGP_CSIRO_Bneo_wtdbg2-racon-allhic-juicebox.fasta_v2, whole genome shotgun sequence genome:
ggtcgaaggacGGTGAATCGGTCGGCGAAGACTTTGCTGTGTGTgcggtgggattggaagggaatcattcACTATAAGCTGCTCCCTTATGgtcagacgcttaattctaccatctactgcgaacaactggaccgcttgaagcaggcgatcgaccagaagcgtccagaattcaCCAACAGGatgggtgtagtgttccaccaggacaacgccagaccacatacttcgttgatgactcgtcagaagctacgggagctcggatggtaggttttatcgcatccatccaccatatagcccggacatagcgccaagtgattaccacctgcttctgtccatggcgaacgcccttgttggtgtaaagttgatctcaaaagaggcttgtgaaaagtggctgtccaaattcttcgcaaataaggaggggggcttctacgagggggatATTATGAAGTTGACGTCTAGATGGAATCAGATtgtcgaacgaaacggcgcatatttgaactaaatccgatcactgaaACACTTTTGATAAATCATTGGATAAAGAGCAAACAGCGGAAGGGAGATGACTACTTTATATATAGCGTATATTCTTTGGTGTCCATCTTTGACGCCACTTCAAACAATTCTAAATCGAGTAATTACAAAAATGTCTGAAATGTTTTTcgagtgcaaaattttatctttCTAACGGTATATATCGTAACTTTTATACAACACAAGATACAGATTGCTAAAGCCATATATTGGAAAAATACTGGATTTCTAGACCTTATACTCACATAATAgctttaaaaatggaaaacaaattgaaaataccTTCAACCAATTTGGTTTGGTCATACCTGCTGGTCTATGAAGATGGGTTCAATTGATTTTTAAACAAGATAGTACAtcatcaaattttatatttcttttattggttttattcgTTTTCTCAAATGGATTAGATCGCTTCACGATGTCGCATTTAACTTAATAATTCTATTTAAATGGAcacacaattatttatttagttgtatatacaaatatacaaatatactatgGCTACGACTAAAGTGCAACGATACGGAACTCCTCTTACTTTATGTACAGCTGCATAGGAAtataaacatttgaaatttcttttttactcAAAGTCACTCAAGTCGTGTCcacattttgtatataaatacctTGCGTAAGCTTGCTGCGCTTCGAGGAGTCTTTTTAATTGATCAGAAGAAGTGAAAATGTTTAAGATCACGTCGTACCTTGCATTCACCTTAGCAACACTAACAGCTTTGCATAATGTGCTTAgaatgtatttttgtttatggtaaattaaaaattctacttTTTGTCTCAGCTAACTTCAACCTTACCGAGACCATCTACTTGGGAATCGGTAGAAGATAATACCATTTCACACGAAACGTTTGCTTTTAAATGTTATATAGATTATTTAAGCTATGGTTTGCAACGAACCAATCAAATAGCGAAAGAATTGCTCGCTGATCCTTCTAAGTGCATTATCGATAGTCAAGCTATGGTAAATGACAGAGATACTAAGTTTATGtgaccaaaaatcaaattctaaccattaaccactccccgtattcacttgatatggcaccgtgcgaattctttcttttcggaaaaatgcatttgtccatgaaaggaaagcgttatgcagacctTGAGACCAtttaaaaggcttgcaccggcgtactgccggccataccggccaacgagctaaaacactctttcgacatgcttttggaccgtgcaaaaagttgtattgcaGCAGAAGggaactattttgaataaaataaaatgattttgtcGTAAAAGCCGTTTGTTCCATtcttttttaagtcctgtttactttggaacacaccttgaagttttgttttaattactttgATAATTGGGTTTATTCTTTTTCGCTAATGATAGGGTTCATTTTTTATGACCTTATTCAATTtggtgtaaatatgtatgttagggTGTACATTATTTCACAAGtcggtatttttttcaaaataccacgaagtttcagtttttgcgcTGAAAAGGGATCAAATGTTACCAAGGTCttcattttcaatacaaaaaatgtCTAAGTCATATTTTTTCCTTTGTGTTTATATAACATTGAATTTTGcaacctttaaaaattgtataccgGTGCGAAACTTCCCGCTCTATAAAAAAAGTCCTTTAAAGGTTTTCAAGTTTTACAGCCTATTTAGCTTAAATAGTCTTTTTACGGCAAAACCTGGAAGTTGAGAGGTGTTTTCAGAAAGCAAATCATCTTGTGAAATAATGCATACCCTAATGCTCTTATATAGAttcaaaattgttgttttaattcTAAGTAAACGTAAGtgataagaaaataaacaaggTTCTCATACTTATATGCGAGTATATATACTGTACAATGTACTGTTAAAGACCTTGAACTCCTCCTCTTTTTGTCGAAGTGTATGCAAAAATATgtagttttgtttgttaatCAAAGACTTTCAAGTCGTGTGCCGATTTCGCAAATAAATAGCTTCCGGAAGCTTGCTAAGCAGTCAGTGTGCAGCGGAACTTGAGAGATCGCTTTCAATAAAACGCAAAAAGCGAAAATGCTTAAGGGCACTACGTACCTTGTAATCATCTTACTCTTGCTAATACAGGTTTGcgaaataaacagaaaatgtttttggttttaaattaaaataaatattctatgTTTGGTTTCAGCTTATTTCATGCTTACCGAGACCATTTTCCTCCGTTTCAGTGGATTCCATTCTGCTTGGAACAACAACGATATCTCCATCAGTTGGTGAAAATGCAGTGCCAAGCGGTCACAATAGCTTTGAGGAAGCGCTCCGCAAAggcttattaaatatttttaacttggGTCTGCAAGGAACCAATAAAATAGCCAAAGATGTGCTTGCTGATCCTTCTATGTATAGTATTGATAGTGAAGCCATGCAGGAAGAATTAAGTGCACTCAGAAAGTATGTGACAGACTCTAAGGAAGTTTTAAATAAGGTTTTGCCTGCCGACCATTTTGATTCGaacacttttttcttgtttgtaaaGGATGCACAAAACGTTGCTCATCGTTTGAGTAGATTTCATTCTTTTAAGATCAATCCACTTACACCGGAACAGCAGGTAACATGGGATGCTTTAAAAAAACATGGCTTTTTGGAATGCGATGAAGAGATGCATAAACGTGTGAACGAATATTTACGCGACTTGGTAGACGAAttcgaaaaatatgtgaaaacactCTCAGCTGCCGAAAAAGAGAAGGATAAAGATATGAAAGATATGATGGCAGCATGGAATGCATACACAAAGAATGAGACTAGTAAAACTAAGTTTGCGCAAAGATTgcttcaaataaatttgaagttacaGTAAACATTGATAAGGTGCTTAGGAGACCGATGAAACACTGTTCTTGGAAAATGTCATTGTTCAATATCTATTCTAactaaagaaatatgttgattaaaaaataaagagtgatccatttcgaggttccgaAGCGAGAGTGTCCGCATAGCCTTTAGACTTCACATATCCCCatgaaaagaatatagatgtaatgcttattttaGAAACTCATATaacaagtaaaaataatttcaatataccgggatttagactatatgttacaaatcatccggatggtaaagcgcatggtggcacggcagtgttgattagaaatcgtttaaaccactacgctctagaatctcatgctacaccacagttacaagctacaacaatatcactaaaaaatcggggttgtgacttaaaccttacgggtatatactgtccacctcgttttaaattcacagaaatcgaatttaaagacttttttggaacactaggtcaaagatttctagcaggtggagattacaacgcaaaacacacgtactggggctcacgtcttattaatccgaaaggacgacagctgtatcaaactgttataaataggcacaataaccttgaaataatatctcctggtaagccgacgtattggcctagtgatcgtaaaaaaataccagatttaattgatttcgctgtaatcaaaaatatagataaatcgcttataacagctgatacatgtactgatctatcttctgatcactctcctgtactaataaaattatgtgaacaacccatattcgttaatcttcttataaaacgaattggctaaaatataaaaaatacgttagtagccacattaatattgagtacaaaataaatacaggaagagatattgacgaaagcataagagaagtcaatgatataataaccagcgcagctgtcttagcaacaccaaacaaaagctataatcCGCTTGGtctcagaaaaatctctaataaagaaatagagatgcttgtaaatgaaaaaagacgtgcaagacgtgaatggcagataaatcgctccccctccactcagcttcaattgaaagctgcgatacgtaaattaaaaaaagcgctcaaacgtgaggaagaattgaacactgaaatgtatataaagaagctgtgtccaaattcaaacaagcaaaattctctttggaaagcccaaatgttcatgaagccaccaactgactccaacatgccaataCAATAAATTGGGCTCAGTGACGAGAAAAAGGGATTGGTTGTTTCGCAAATCACCttgaaaggtatttcaacccaatttgcaaagaataactttaagcgagacttgggtggaaattgggctcgaagtgacgaggaaaaggctaattgtttcgCAAATCACCttgaaaaggtatttcaacccagggcagtgttttaggcccaacactatacatcatatatacagcagatcttccaacagctaataatgtattaacttaaacttttgcggatgacacagctatagtgagccgtaacaaatgccacattttagcatcacgaatattagcgaagcatttaagttctgtcgaagagtggctagcgaactggcgtataaacgtgaatgaacagaagtgtaagcatattacattttcgctaagaccaaagatgtgcccggcagtaaaaataaacaatatattagtaccccaagcgaacgaagtaacatatcttggtattcacctagatagaaggctcacgtggagaaaacacatctctagtaaaataacatgtatgaagattagagatgcaaatttaaactggcttttaaataaaaactcaaaacttagcctagacaacaaagtgcttttgtataatgcggtcataaagccgatttggatgtatggcattcaactgtggggtacgacctgtgcaactaatattgatatattacaaaggtttcaatcaaaaatgcttagaacaatcacgtgttcaccatggtacatgcgtaacgaaaatatccataaagaccttggtatccctatggtaaagaaagaagtagaagacagcagaattaaaaatatatctaaactTCGAGATCACCCAAGCcctctggctaatgctttggtacattcctgcgatcaaaaactacttaaaagaagagatatgcctgcgtactaaggagcaacgtatcaccaaaacagctcaatcacttgcttgggcctgtctagttttttaattagatttaagattttataacttattgttaggctttaagaaaaagcagatccaataaataaaacaattttgacacaaacaaaaaaaaaaatatattcccaTAGAAAAAAGGCTAATAATgtgctattttttatattttgtttatacattgcaactagttcaaataaaagaaaggacTAACAAGAAACTTTAATATGATTTAAacgtataattacaaaattacaaaactacaaaactactatgagagtattggctaatttgaaagatcgctGAGTTTGAGACTTTGATTCGTCTTGGTGGTCCATCTCTGGAAGTTAACATAGCTACTTCTTCGTTACAATGCTGTAGCAATCTTGAGCTATGtgctgttgcaatttttaatatttctgcgttAACCGAGCTTACTCCTAGATCACGCTTTATATCAGCACATCTGCAATACAAGGTGCTTTCGCAATTAATCTTAGTaccttgttttgaaattgttggatgACTTTCTTATTGTTTGCGTTTGTACATCCCAAGAGTTGTGCAAAATAGCTCCATATCGGTCGGAGTATTTGTTTGTAGATAAGTTACTTATTTTCGATGGATAACACTGATTAGCTACCGAATgaccaattataatttttgagtcGCATGTCCAGCTCCTTACGTTTGTTTTTTACGTAAACTTTCCACCGTAATTTAGAGTCAAGCGTCATTCCTAAGTATTTAGCGGAATGAAAGTACGGTATTCGTCCTATCCGCCTATGAAAATTGATAAGTGCTGTATCTCGTTATTTGTGAAAAGAATGTGTACAGACTTAGCTTCATTCAGTTTTATCTGCCATTTCTTTGCCCATAGTAAGACTCTATTTACAGCTTTACCAACAGCAAGCAACGCGGCATCCTTTGCAAATGAGGatgttatactatataattgAAGTCTACTGGCAGGTCGTGCGTGAATAGAATGTAAAGAAGAGGGCCCAACAAACTACCTCATGGAACTCCTGCTTTCCCTAAGAATAGAATGTTAGTCTTCTTGTTTAACGTGAAAGTAGCGAACTGATAAATACGATTTTATGATTAAATAATGCTGTTTCGGTAAAACCGgtttcagtttcgaaaatagtcctttgtgacaaactttatcGAACGCTTTTGCAACACCCAAAAACACGGCAGAACAGACTTTTTTTCCTCAAAGtctttttcaataatgtgtGTGGATTTGATCAATTGTAGAATGGTTGGCTTGAAACCCAAACTGATGCCCTGGAATTATGGTTTTTCGTTCAATGCTTTTATTGATacgttttatgagaattttctcaaaaagcttcGTTATTATCGATAGAAGTAATATGGGCctgtaagaagatacatcatatTCTTTGGAATCATGATAACTTCAGCTAGTTTCCAATAAGTTGGCACGTGTTTAAGATGAAAAGGCGCATTAATaatgttggtaatttttactATGCTTATTTGGGAAGCTGTTTTAGGACCTCGGCAGCAATCAGGTCGTGAccggattttttgttttttagatttTAGCTCACTACTTGTGCATCCTGAGATTTCTTCGCTTTCTTAACTGGAAGCAGTAGGATATTCTACGTGTCTTTCATATGGGGAGAATGTTTCGGCTACATAATCTGAAAATACTTTTGTCTTTTTAAATCGTCTCTGGCCCAGCtatcagcaattttttttaatggaacgTACTTGAGTTTCTGGTGTTTGTAGGCTTTTACAGCTTTTCCAAAGACAGTAGTAGGAATTTCTTCCATTGCTTAAGGACCGCGAAACTTTCGTTTTTAAACCTCTTAATTTTCCGATTAAGATCTttagaaactttatttaaaactagctgaccccgcagccgctgtcctgcgtgaaattatgtgttttaaaatgaaaagaaagttaaatttatcatttcaatttttttttaaatgtaacgCAGcctgataaacaacattttttggtttttgttacggtgtactcaaaggaattcttagaatcaagcattctgtcCCCTTGTATTAGATAGCGAAggttgtgaaacataataatgacagatccaacttttagacgcaaataatgcggtggcataccaagcctctccaaagaatttagaaattccactgaataattcacggcgtcgtcttcattgtcaagacgatcgatcgatttgtatgagcgcaagtcgcCCGggatttgactttgaatcttccagtttaagtcaacaacatcggtatttttagCAGCttacattgcgcgtgcacttaaggaatcgtagttacaaTAATTTCGCCAATGACCGAACATTcatgatgagttcatctttcgtggcTGATTTGTCGAAATgtttatagcgaaaagtgtgcgaacttcatttttattCCAGTGATTAAAATGTTCTATCAATTGGAATTGATGGCTTGCTTCTCCAAAACATGCACACGCTGTACCATTTACAGTACGCAAAGACTCAAATAAAGTGGatccgcgtacattaatcaacagtaaccgaaggtagaaacaatcgtcgtttttcgggcgGATCGTCCTaaggcattagttgagaacacacctggatgtccatctactggttggctttgctttctgcgcaactatttcttcgacgatgcattccaggtatattatcaaggtatttccgaataggtCAGTGTTCTCGCAAATGGACCACTGACGACAATTGtaaaaaaactcgtaaatgttaattttgttgctggcggtgtttccactggctgtactgtattccctgagttgaaatacactctttggccatatcctttaaagcgctttattgcagttcacgtatcggccatatcgttcaagaccaatagccgccatgttgcttcctttggtgacgtaattacaaacgtattttatcgattacaccaaactgcaatactcaacatcgatatgagttttgaatgtgaattagacaataatggtgaatatagtacgatccatgtattgtcaacttcgatattcactcttctaaattgaatgctgaatgttctgctattgtcgtctggtgagcgacgccgaaagagtggatatccatcatttctagtttgtgtttccgaaagaaaagtacgtggatagtgtttggtgcatttattgttagatatacaaaccgaagtgggattgtggtgtccgccaggtccatgaaccatattagTTTCCAcgacttcgtataatactggatctttctctgcatcaagaatttccgcagaaatattttctttaatttgatcTAGTATAACCACCATCCagaaaagaatgtgtgcgtggGGCAAACCtatcttttgccactcaacagagtacatctagcatctaacagcactaCATATAGGTTGCTTCatgataaagtccatcaaacatcgctgctgttgtttgaaatgtcgtgctgtgacatcatgatgatcgcttgctgattggcCGCGATCCATAAATCCTAgggtacttcttgccttgccttgccttgggaTGCCATACGTTATTGGCagaaagaacgccgaccgatattagggcgacctcttcgcaattaatcactttgtgtgaaacacacgtaaagttttcactgaataattttcaataatttttcttttgaatagccgtaATAAAAAGCAAGCGACAGAAATTGAACgaatcaaataatttacaaatcaaaatattgaaaaacaaaacaaactaaaattgaaaaaaaaattgtatggaaaaaagtaattttttggaatcatccaatttttcaacttttcctcataaaaagtataaggtatttttatttctaaaccttccccgatccacagcgaacaacctctgaaaatttcatcaagattagtgcagccgttctcttagcgttactaacgaACGAACAATTattcgtttgtatggaaaaaagaaaagggctgtttttaggcgttttccggcaattattcgaatttttcctgccgtaaaaaccatcgttgaacctcaacgaacatttagaaaaaagaattggccaaattgctccaggcgttgttgagttatgcgcttagcaacacattttgcgattaatttttatatatgtatgtatgtatgtacatataagatatgtatatttatcagCTGGGATGGTGTGATATAACAATCTCTTGGTCACCAATCGACAGgcacaaaacgtaaaattacCTGCTCACCGaggtgttctctcaataaatccattgattgacaGTTAGTCTtccatggcgcgataacggttgaTTATGTTTCTgggcaattatttatataataaatctaGTTAAAAAGTCAATTATTTGAATTCCTTATTTATTATAAAGCAGATGTATAAGCTCCCGGAAATTCCGTCGAGCCACTTTCGATGCCTGTGATCTTATTGATTACAATTCTTCCCTTATTGGCTAAGGCTGACAGCTTCTGGGTGATTTGTCTCTTCAAGAAATTGCTGACAGTACAGGGTTGAATTGAGAATTCGGGAGAAtgaataggggtattctcttgctcttggaaaatccttgcacggtgcacgaattgcagatttttccacctaatgcaacggcacaacaacaaacacacgcggaaaaatatttgcaagggctgtaaaatatgtcagacaaaaactcatgtttattttcgtgcaatgacacgtaaaaaataaTTCCAACCCTATGCTAGCTGTCTTTttactaaatacatattttgacgttaaattgttcagcaatgtaaattttaaataggttttgtaatttctatttaaagtataatgatttgttacagtttttatactctcgcaacaaagttgctaaggagagtattatagttttgttcacataacggttttttgtaagtcctaaaactaaaagagtcagatatagggttatatataccaaagtgatcagggtgacgagtagagttgaaatccggatgtctgtctacccgtccgtccgtccgtccgtgcaagctgtaacttgagtaaaaattgagatatcttgatgaaacttggtacacgtatttcttggctccataagaaggttaagttcgaatatgggcaaaatcggcccactgccacgcccacaaaatggcgaaaatcgaaaacctataaagtgacataactaagccataaataaaggtatttaagtgaaatttggcacaaaggatcgcattagagaggggcatatttggacgtaattttttttggaaaaataggcgtggccccgccccctattaagttttttgtacatatctcggaaattactatagctatgtcaaccaaactctatagagtcatttcctacaagcatttccatatacagctcaaaaatggaagaaatcggataataaccacgcccacctcccatacaaaggttatgttgaaaatcactaaaagtgcgttaaccgaccaacaaaaaacgtcagaaacactaaattttacggaagaaattgcagaaggaagctgcacccaggctttttttaaaaattgaaaatgggcgtggcgtcgcccagttatggaccaaaaaccatatctcaggaactactaaaccgatttcaatgaaatttggtatataatattttcttaacaccctgatgacatgtacgaaatatgggtgaaatcggttcacaaccacgccttcttccaatataacgctactCTGAATTCCATCtaatgccttctttgtataatatatacattaggaaccaatgatgatagcggaataaaactttacgcaaatacggtatttgaaaaatatgtaaatgacgaataatgaaatctcgatcatcactttatcatgcgagagtataaaatgttcggtgacacccgaacttagcccttccttactagtTTCTGTTAAGAATGAGtacagaaggtgcgccaattcagaATATCCATGCACAATAgtcttttacaataaattgaccgaatcagccgttcatatatcactagattctgcaatgggtgctctcgtgcccttgtatatttcggtataggatttttgcaatctgcaatcttgcaaaagcaagagaatcccccaaATGATTCTCAAAGTGGATGATTCCTTACCAATCCCATCGAATACAGTAAAAAGGAATACCAGCTTGCTTGGCAGCACAAGCAACCATTTGTTTCTGAAATGGATCAATTTTGTTGCGATTAGATCCATAAGGATTTTTGTGTTATCTGTTTTGTATCCCATCTTATTTAAATAGTACCCAACGGTTTCTTGCTCAATTTTTAACTCGTAAGGGTTCGACCCGacgattacaattattttattgtcaataaaatttgaaagtaaGAATTCAAATTCCAGAGCCTAGAGCAACTTTGACCATAAAAGTACTTGAAACTTATTATCGACGAAACCAAAATGGCGCTTAATAGACTACAAGACTGGTCTAGTTACTCTCCAGCGAATCGAAAAAACTATACTAGTAATTAAAGAAACCGGCAGCACTTATGATCTTTTGACGCATAGCGTTATCTATCTTATCTTTCTTAGTGGGGAAACTATTGTTTTCGCTTTGAAGAACATTGCTCTAACTCTTTATTCTATAAATTAATACAACTGATTTGAAGTCTAATGTTTAAAAGAttctatatacaaaattattcaatttaggTATCCGCGTACTTTCTTATGCGAATTCAACTCGATAATGATGATT
Coding sequences within it:
- the LOC126751998 gene encoding uncharacterized protein LOC126751998; amino-acid sequence: MLKGTTYLVIILLLLIQLISCLPRPFSSVSVDSILLGTTTISPSVGENAVPSGHNSFEEALRKGLLNIFNLGLQGTNKIAKDVLADPSMYSIDSEAMQEELSALRKYVTDSKEVLNKVLPADHFDSNTFFLFVKDAQNVAHRLSRFHSFKINPLTPEQQVTWDALKKHGFLECDEEMHKRVNEYLRDLVDEFEKYVKTLSAAEKEKDKDMKDMMAAWNAYTKNETSKTKFAQRLLQINLKLQ